Genomic DNA from Candidatus Limnocylindrales bacterium:
CTCGAGCAGCGGGATGCGCCCGTTGATGTTCTTGGCGAGGAACTCCGGCGTGCGCGACTCGCCGGCCAGAATGTCGACCTCGACGTACTCGTACGGAATGTCGAGCTGCGCGAGCAGCAGCCGGACCTTGTAGCCGTTGCCGGAGTCGTGGAAGTCGTAGAGTCGCAGCAAAACATCACCTGCCGCCGCTTCCGGCGGGCCCGGGCGGACTATCGCTCCGGAAAATATCGTTTCGCCAATCCGGCGAGTGCATTGCGGAAGATGCGCTCGACGAACATCCGCATCGCCCATCCCATTCCGGGCACGCGCGATTCGAACCGGCAGCGCCACGTGACGAGCGTGCCGCCGTCGTCGGCGGCGAAGATGGTCTCGCCGAGATGATCCTTCATCGGCAGGCCGCCGCGGATGATCCGGTACGCGAAGCGCTTCTTCGGCTCCCACTCGACGACCTGCTCGTAGACGTTGACGCCGTTCGAGCCGAACCCGCGGATGCAGCCCATCCCGTTCCTGTCGGGCGAGCCCTGCTTTTCGAGCCACGAGTTGGAAAAGCCGGCCCAGTTCTTCCAGTCGGCGTGGTCGGTGTACGCGTCCCAGACCTTGTCGACGGGGGCGTTGAAATGTCTTTTGACTTCGATGTGCTGCATCGGTGCTGCCTCGCCGTTGCCTCTACGATGCCGGCCGGCGCGGCGGCATCGGGACGAGCGCGGAAACGCGCTGCATGTGGTCGCGGTAGCCCGGCCGGCGCGCGGCGCTGCGCTCGTCGAGCAGCGGTACGCTGATGAACACGAACATCACGGTGATGGCGGCCGCTCCGGCAACCGACCACAGGTGCGGATCGGCGGCGAGGCCGAACAGCGCAAGGCCCCACCAGAACGTCGCTTCGCCGAAGTAATTCGGATGCCGCGAGTACTTCCACAGACCGCTCGCGAGGATCTCTTCGTGATTGCGCCGCATCAGCACGTAGCTGCGCAGCTGCTGGTCGGAGACGGCCTCGATGATGGTCGCACCGATGGCGACGAAGAACGCGGCGATGTCGAGCGCGCCGAGCGGGGCAGGCGAGAACATGGCCGAGTAGACCGGCAGCAGCCCGGCGAAGACAATCAGCGTCGGGAAGAAATGCACGCCGGCAAAGCTCGCAAGCGGCCATGCGCGCCCGGTCCTGGCGCGGATGTCGACGTAGCGCCAGTCCTCGTGCTCGAGGCCGCGCCACTGCCGGTACCAGTTCCACGTCAAGCGCGCTCCCCAGAACGCGAGCGCGAACAGCACCAGCCCCTGTCGAACCGGATTGCCGCCGGGCACCTCCCAGTACGACGCGATCGCGAACGGAGCCACGCTCCAGTACGGATCGTAGAAGCTCGAGTTGTCGAACGACATGCTGAATGCGAACACGGCGATCGTCGCAGCGCAGTCGGCGACCAGCGCGACGAGGATCGGATGCGACGCGTCGATCGCGCGCCCCGCAATCATCGCCAGCATGAGAGCCGCTGCGTAGGCGAGAAGAACGAGTGCGGTCGCCCGGCGCATGGGTTCAGTCGGGGTATTCGACGGCGCAGTCGTCGGTGTCGGGCACCGACTGGCACGTAAGGACCCAGCCTTCGGCGAGCTCGGCTTCGCTCAGGAAATCGTTGTGCAGCATGTGCACCTTGCCGCGCACGAGCTTGGCCATGCAGCAGCCGCAGAACCCGCTCTCGCACGACGACGGCGGCTCGAGGCCGGTCCTCTTGGCGGCGTGAAGCACGGTTTCGCCTTCGCGCACTTCGATGGTCTGGCGCGCACCGTCGAGCGTGAGCTCGATCCGCCTGACCGGAGCGCCGCTGCCGGCGACCTCGTCCTCCTCGGCGAGCGACGTGAAGCGCTCGATGTGCACGGCGGTCGCGGGGATGCCCGAGACGAGCAGCGTGCGCTCGATCGTGTCCATGAACGGCCCGGGGCCGCAGATGTAGATCTCGCGATGCCGGCACCCGTCGAGATGGCGCCGCACCGCAGCTTCGTCGAGGAAGCCTTCGCGGATGTCGAGCCGATGCACGACCTCGAGTCTGTCCGGATGGCGCGCGGCAAGCTCGTCGAGCTCGCGGCGGAAAATGATCGAGGCTTCGTCGCGGTTCGCGTAGATGAGCCGCACGCTTCTCTTCCCGCCGGCAAGAGCGGTCTTTACGATCGAGATGACGGGCGTGATGCCGCTGCCTCCGGCAAACATCAGCAGGTCGGCGTCGTCTGCGCCGAGAACGAATTGTCCGGCTGGCGGCAGCACCTTGACGACGTCGCCCGCGGTAATGTGCTCGTTGATCCAGTTGGAGATGCGCCCGTCGGCGACGCGCTTGACCGTAACCTTGTGCTCGGACTCGACGGCCGGCGAGCTCGCCAGCGAATAGCATCGATAGAGGTGCTTGCCGCGGTGCGGAACCTGCAGCGTCAGGAACTGGCCCGACTGGTATTCGAAGACCGGGGCGAGCTCGGGCGGGATTTCGAAGACGATCGAGCTCGAGTCGGGCGTTTCGCGCACCACGCGCAGCACGCGAAGCTCGTGGTAATGATGCCTGGCCTTGGCGATTTCCATCTCGCCTTGCCCGCCGGTCGTGGTGGTGTCGCTCATTTCGGTTCGTCGTTGTGACGCGTCGCGCCGACGCGGCATTCCGCAACGATTGCGGTTGCGGCGCCGTACTTACGGGCTAAGAGTCTCCGTCACAAACCGCCGTAGTCCGGCGGCGCTCGCCTCGCATTCCGGGCGCGCCGACACGCACTATCACGGTGGAGGCGAAGTGTGACGGTCTATCGTCTGGGAAAAACGCTGGCGTTTCCGCCTCCCGAAGAAGCCGAGCCGAACGGCCTGCTCGCGGTCGGCGGCGATCTGACGCCCGACCGCCTGCTGCTCGCCTACGCGATGGGCATCTTCCCCTGGTACACCAACGAGACCCCGATCCTGTGGTTCTCGCCCGATCCGCGCGGCGTGCTGACGCCGAAGACTCTCATCGTGCATCGCTCGCTCGCCCGGCGTGCCCGATCGGATGCGTACGAAGTCACGCTCGACCGGGCGTTCGGTGATGTCATCCGCAGCTGCGCGGCAGTCGTGCGTCGCGGCCAGAACGGCACGTGGATTACCGAGGACATGATCACTGCCTACGACGCCCTGTTCGAGCTCGGCTTCGCGCACAGCGTCGAGGTCTGGAAATCGGGAACGCTCGTGGGCGGTCTCTACGGCGTGTCGCTCGGCGCGGCGTTCTTCGGCGAATCGATGTTCGCGTGCGAGCGCGACGCCTCCAAGGTGGCGCTCGTGCATCTGGTGCGTCAGCTCGACCGCTGGGATTTCGCACTGATCGACTGCCAGGTGCGAAACGACCACCTTGCCAGCCTCGGCGCCGAGCAGTGGCCGCGCGAACGGTTCCTGTCGGCGCTCCAGGCGGCGCTGCACTGCCGCACGCGCCGCGGGCCGTGGCAGTTCGACGAGGATTTCTTCGAGTCCCTTTCGCAGTCGGCGCAATGAATCTCGTCCTCGTCGAGCCCGACGAGCTCGATGGCACGCGCGCGACGATCTGCGGGCGCCGCGCGCGCCACGTTGCGCTGGTCCACCGCGCCGAGCCCGGCCGCACGCTCCGCGTCGGCGTTCTTGGCGGCCGCGTCGGCAGCGGGACTGTCGTGCGTTGCTCCGCCGACCGCGTCGAGCTCGACGTCACGCTCGAGCACGCGCCGCCCGCGGCGCTTGCCTGTACGCTCGTGCTCGCGCTGCCGCGCCCGAAAGTCCTTCGCCGCGTGCTCGCGGCGGTCGCGGCGTTCGGCATCAAGAACGTCGTGCTCACCGGTGCGCAGCGGGTCGAAAAATCGTACTGGCAAAGTCCGGCGCTCGACGACGACGCCATGCGCGATGAATTGCTGCAGGGGCTCGAGCAGGCGGGCGATACGCTGCTGCCGCTCGTCGAGCAGCGGCGCCGCCTGCGGCCGTTCGTCGAAGACGAGCTCGCAGGGCGCGCGCGCGGCTCGCTCGCGATCGTCGCGCATCCCGCGTCGAGCCAGGCATGTCCTCGCGCCGGGGCAGAGCGCGTGACGGTCGTCGTCGGACCCGAAGGCGGCTTCACCGATTTCGAGCTCGACCTGCTGTGCGCGGCGGGAATGCGGCCGGTCACGCTCGGCACGAGACCGCTGCGCGTCGAGCATGCGATCTCTGCGCTCGTCGGCCGACTGTTCTGAGCCTGTGTCTGAGCTTCCTTGACCTCGGCCGGTCGTAACCCTATGCAGCGCCATGCGACGCCGTCCAGGCCCGCTTTCCGGTCTGCGTGTCCTCGAAGTTGCGGCCATCGGACCGGTGCCGTTCGCGGGCATGCTGCTCGGCGATCTCGGCGCCGACGTCGTGCGCATCGATCGCACGCGACCGGATCCGGCCAGCACATGGAGCGATCCGCGCCTCGACGTTCTCGGTCGCGGGCGGCGCTCGATCGCCGTCGACCTCAAGAGCGAGCGCGGCGTCGAGGTCGTGCTGCGGCTCGCCGAGAACGCTGACGTGCTGCTCGAAGGCTTCCGTCCCGGCGTCGCCGAGCGTCTCGGCATCGGCCCGCAGGCGTGCATGATCCGCAACCCGCGCCTCGTCTACGGTCGCATGACCGGCTGGGGCCAGACCGGGCCGCTGGCCACGGCGGCCGGCCACGACATCAACTACGTCGCCCTTACGGGCGCGCTGCACGCGATCGGCGGCGCCGAGGCTCCGCTGCCGCCGCTCAATCTCGTCGGCGATTTCGGCGGTGGTGCGCTCTACCTCGTCACCGGCGTGCTGGCGGCGCTGCTCGAGCGCGTGCGCTCGGGCAAAGGCGACATCGTCGATGCCGCGATGGTCGACGGCGCGGCGTCGCTGATGTCGATCTTCTACGTCATGCAGCAGATCGGGTTCTGGCAGGACCGGCGGTCCGCGAACTTCCTCGACGGCGGCGCACCGTTTTACGGGACCTATGCGACGCTCGACGGCAAGTTCGTCGCGATCGGTGCGATCGAGCCGCAGTTCTGGTCGGAGCTGCTCGCCCGCCTCGGGATCGAAGCAGATCAGATCGGCGGTCAGCACGATCGCGATGCGTGGCCGCTCATGCGCGAGACGCTGGCGGCGGTGTTTCGCACGAAGACGCGCGACCAGTGGTGCGAGCTGCTCGAAGGCAGTGACGCATGCTTCGCGCCGGTGCTGTCGATCGGCGAGGCGGCGTCCCATCCGCACATGGCGGCGCGCGGCACGTTCGTGGACTCCGCCGGCATCAGCCGACCGGGTCCGGCGCCGCGCTTCGACCGTTGCCGCGTCGAGGTCGGCGCGATCGCCCCGGTGATCGGTGCGAATACGCGCGAGGTGCTCGCCGAGGCCGGTTATGGTCCCGGACAGATCGAGTCGCTGCTCGAGTCGGGCACGATCGCCGTCGAGGCAACCTAGCATGCGCCTTGCGCTCGCCGCCGGCCGCATCGCCGCTTTGCTGATCTGTGTCGCCGTCGCGACCGGCGTGCACGC
This window encodes:
- a CDS encoding CaiB/BaiF CoA-transferase family protein, with the protein product MRRRPGPLSGLRVLEVAAIGPVPFAGMLLGDLGADVVRIDRTRPDPASTWSDPRLDVLGRGRRSIAVDLKSERGVEVVLRLAENADVLLEGFRPGVAERLGIGPQACMIRNPRLVYGRMTGWGQTGPLATAAGHDINYVALTGALHAIGGAEAPLPPLNLVGDFGGGALYLVTGVLAALLERVRSGKGDIVDAAMVDGAASLMSIFYVMQQIGFWQDRRSANFLDGGAPFYGTYATLDGKFVAIGAIEPQFWSELLARLGIEADQIGGQHDRDAWPLMRETLAAVFRTKTRDQWCELLEGSDACFAPVLSIGEAASHPHMAARGTFVDSAGISRPGPAPRFDRCRVEVGAIAPVIGANTREVLAEAGYGPGQIESLLESGTIAVEAT
- the aat gene encoding leucyl/phenylalanyl-tRNA--protein transferase — encoded protein: MTVYRLGKTLAFPPPEEAEPNGLLAVGGDLTPDRLLLAYAMGIFPWYTNETPILWFSPDPRGVLTPKTLIVHRSLARRARSDAYEVTLDRAFGDVIRSCAAVVRRGQNGTWITEDMITAYDALFELGFAHSVEVWKSGTLVGGLYGVSLGAAFFGESMFACERDASKVALVHLVRQLDRWDFALIDCQVRNDHLASLGAEQWPRERFLSALQAALHCRTRRGPWQFDEDFFESLSQSAQ
- a CDS encoding SRPBCC family protein; the encoded protein is MQHIEVKRHFNAPVDKVWDAYTDHADWKNWAGFSNSWLEKQGSPDRNGMGCIRGFGSNGVNVYEQVVEWEPKKRFAYRIIRGGLPMKDHLGETIFAADDGGTLVTWRCRFESRVPGMGWAMRMFVERIFRNALAGLAKRYFPER
- a CDS encoding 16S rRNA (uracil(1498)-N(3))-methyltransferase; translated protein: MNLVLVEPDELDGTRATICGRRARHVALVHRAEPGRTLRVGVLGGRVGSGTVVRCSADRVELDVTLEHAPPAALACTLVLALPRPKVLRRVLAAVAAFGIKNVVLTGAQRVEKSYWQSPALDDDAMRDELLQGLEQAGDTLLPLVEQRRRLRPFVEDELAGRARGSLAIVAHPASSQACPRAGAERVTVVVGPEGGFTDFELDLLCAAGMRPVTLGTRPLRVEHAISALVGRLF
- a CDS encoding ferredoxin--NADP reductase; the encoded protein is MSDTTTTGGQGEMEIAKARHHYHELRVLRVVRETPDSSSIVFEIPPELAPVFEYQSGQFLTLQVPHRGKHLYRCYSLASSPAVESEHKVTVKRVADGRISNWINEHITAGDVVKVLPPAGQFVLGADDADLLMFAGGSGITPVISIVKTALAGGKRSVRLIYANRDEASIIFRRELDELAARHPDRLEVVHRLDIREGFLDEAAVRRHLDGCRHREIYICGPGPFMDTIERTLLVSGIPATAVHIERFTSLAEEDEVAGSGAPVRRIELTLDGARQTIEVREGETVLHAAKRTGLEPPSSCESGFCGCCMAKLVRGKVHMLHNDFLSEAELAEGWVLTCQSVPDTDDCAVEYPD
- a CDS encoding DUF1295 domain-containing protein, with protein sequence MRRATALVLLAYAAALMLAMIAGRAIDASHPILVALVADCAATIAVFAFSMSFDNSSFYDPYWSVAPFAIASYWEVPGGNPVRQGLVLFALAFWGARLTWNWYRQWRGLEHEDWRYVDIRARTGRAWPLASFAGVHFFPTLIVFAGLLPVYSAMFSPAPLGALDIAAFFVAIGATIIEAVSDQQLRSYVLMRRNHEEILASGLWKYSRHPNYFGEATFWWGLALFGLAADPHLWSVAGAAAITVMFVFISVPLLDERSAARRPGYRDHMQRVSALVPMPPRRPAS